Part of the Lolium rigidum isolate FL_2022 chromosome 6, APGP_CSIRO_Lrig_0.1, whole genome shotgun sequence genome, AGATGTTCCCCTTCAAAATCCTAAATAtataagtaacatcatatcagtgGACACTAAAATGCCAGTCTATAAAACAGTCCAAGCATAGCACAAAACTTCATGTGCAGCATTCGTTTTCCAACTCAGCAAACTTAAGATATCGACAGCAGCCAACGCCCTGCCTACAGAATCACCATGAACCTTGTACTAATGAGCAACAGAGAATGCAAGGACTCGATCCATAATCGCCTAATACAGATTCACGACTAGTAGCGTCGAATGCACCCACTATGACTCGTCGGAGATCTAAAATAGTCGAGCATACATGATCCGAAGCTAGCAGGAGCAACGGATTTTGTAGGGGAAGGGAATTAGGGAAAGAGAGATCTTACCGGCAATCCGAAGATGACCACTTTCTTCCCCTGTAACCATACAAAAGGAAACGCGGAAGGGGGTTAGAGGACTAAGCGCGGCGGCTGTAGCGGgaggaggaagcagcgggagagtatagtgaagcagcgtacatggaAGATGTCCTTGAGAGGGGTGGTGGAGAACTTGGTGGCGACGCCCTCGTCCCAGGACCGCGCCTTCTGCAGCGACACGCCGGGCGCCGCCGACACGATGTCGGAGCCCACGGACGCGAAGCCCCTCGACGCAGcccacagcgccgccgccgccggcgagcctcTCGCCCTCCTGACCAGAGCTGACGCCATCGCTCTTCTCTGTGCAGATGCCAAAAGCCACAGAAAATGGGAGCAGGTAATTGCGTTCGTTGGATTAGGTCTTGGCGTCTTGCTGCCGCAGCGGAGCTCAGACTTGAGACAGGCCAGCGGGGTACTCGCTCTCTTTCGGGATTACCAGGCCGGAGGGCCAAATCGCAATTAAGATAAAAAAATTAATTAAGGAAAGTGTTCCAAAATTGTAAAATTCTGCAAACTTTTTTCAGGACCCTTAACGCTCATTTACTTCTCGCCCATTATGTCGATACTACAACCTTCATTTCTAAATTACTACTCCGGTGGACAATTTAAAATTTTAGTTATAATTTATACTACATATAATATgttaaaattttaatttcaagACATATGAAATGAGAGAGTTTTATAAGAAAAATGAAATGATACAATTTATGCATTTTCAATCCCTATAATTTGGGTATATATTAGTGGTCAAATCATGCATCAAAGATGGTGCGGAGAAAAGCGTGTCTTACATTTTAAGAGGGAGGGAGTATAAATATTTTGAAAGTTAAATTTAAACTTTAACCTTATTATATTTAGAAACATAGATAGCGCTAGTTAGGGAGGAGTGATCGAAGGATTTTCAGGCAGCAACAAACTAGTAACAGTAGATAAACAAATGCATACATCGGAGGAGACACAGTGCTAGATTCCGGAGGTGTTATTAATACTCCAAAGAATTGTCGAAAAACCTGAAAAATTGAAAGCGGACTTACATAACGGTTCAGTTTTGAGTTCCATTCGGTTTGACTGCATGATCTGCAAGTTCACTTGACGTAGGACAGCTAACCAAAGAACACGTCTATCTTAAAACGATAGTTAGTTGGTGGTGTGTGCCAACTTTCGAGTGATGCAAAGTCATTCCGACGAACGTTGATAATTTGTCTGAAGATACATGTTGCCAAACTCAAGGCGAGAGTTTATCAACCTTGTTGGTAGCCTGGCCTATTTCTTCAATTTCGTGATATAGTTTTTTGAAATCAAGTAAACATTTAACTCTTTATTACTGTTGGATTGGCATTACCATACCCATAACTTGTGAAAAATAGATGTTAACTGACACCTATACTAGTCAAAGATATGTGTCTCATAACCTTTTTGATTAGGAACCATCAGAACAATAATCGTACAATATAGTGATGACATATGCCATCGATGATGTTCAAGGATGGTACAAAAAAGCATATAAATACTGCGGGAGATATCTTCATTATATACTTATTTTTAGGGCATATTTCCAACAATAAATACTTGCGAACGTTAAGGTGGAGAGCATGCCGGAGAGAGACATATTCCGTTGCATGATGCATCGGTGTCATCGCCGAAAGGGTTATTGGTACCCGACCACACGCCCAATTCCAGAGCTTCCTAGGCGAACTTGCGTCTTGTCGCGATAGCCTCCGCAATCTCGTCGAACCTGCTGACTAAGAAACTGTAGACAGCCTGCTACGCGCCAGCCTTCTTACATTTCTTCTTGGAGCGTAACCATGCACGTAGCCGGTCATCGCGGAGAGAATCAAAGAACTCCTCCACCACTACCTCCTCACGCCGCGATGGACACCTCCAGCTCGTGATGCACCTCCGCTTCCTCACGCTGCACGGATGGGATGGACTCATCCACCACCATATGTTCCTGCAAGTCCTCCTCCTGCATCCCATCCAACTTATCCGCTGGAGCGAGCTCTCCTCCAAATCAGATCCCGCAAGATCAATGGCGCTTCTCCAACACCAGGCGGTGAGCAACGTTCCTCCTCCGCATTAGACAACGCGAGGTCGATGTAACCGAGAGTGGATTTGCAGCGAGGCATGGTGCCGATGTGAGACGCAGCCGATGGGAAGGTTGTGCGAGGCATTTTATAAGCGATCATAAATGGCGCGAGCATTTTAAGAGTCCACATTTTGAAAATTTCATAAAACGGCGGGAATATGTTACAACCAAAAGATTCACACCGGTAGTAATCAAATAATGTTTGAGGTGGTGCAAAGAAAACTAAACGGTGAACATAAAACAATCGCCGCAAAAAAACATTGCATAGCGTAACTCCAGTGTGATCCATGTGGGATGATATCCAACTACGTGGACAGTTTACCGAGTTCTAACACACGGCTTTAGGAAAAACTTTCTATTTGCGATGGATGGCGTTGAAAGATTCGATTTTTACAAATGTTTTTATCACGCTCTTTCATTACTTGTATATATATGTATTTTTAGCATGATACAAAGTTTATATGGTAGTTTTCTAATAGTACTACCTCTACCGTCTAATATTAGTAGTCGCTGATTTAATACACAGACAATTAAGATGGAATGTATGGAATATTTTTAGCATGTATGGAGTATTTTTTATCACCTAGATTATTATCGGTACGCGTAATGCACCATGTTCCCTGTATTCCCACTCTCATAAGCTTTTGGGctgcccgcattttcttcccctaaACTCTCCCCTCCCCTGTTGATACCCATATTCCCCAACCAGCAAAAGCAACTCGATCTGCAGAAATCAGCATCGGAAGAAGCAAGCATCCGATCCAATCTCCTCCCCATCTCCCATGGATGAGTAAGTCCTCTCAGATTCAACTTCGCATATCAGAAAAACCAGATGTTTGCATCGGTTGCACCAATCAAGAACTCCATTTCTTTGCTTGCAATCCTCCCAGATCCGACGAACACAGCAACGGCAATGGCGGCGGGCAGCAGCACGGGTACGAGTGGAAGCTTCCGGCGGCGCTGTCGGCGAAGACAACGAGCGTGCACGTGACGGCGCTGGACGGGGTGGTGAACGTGAACTCGCTCTTCACGGTGGCCGTCTTCGTGGGGCTCTCCCTGGCGACCCCCGGCGAGCTCCGCAGCCTGGCGGGCGACCCGTCGTGCGACGCCGGGCCGGAGGTGGCGCGGTCCCTGCTGGTCCTGGAGGTGGtggccttctcctccttcctcttctccagCCTGGTGGCGCAGGGCCTCAAGGTcgcgctcaacctcatcaactccAAGGACCCCCAGGCCACGCACGCCCACATCGACGCCCGCCTGGTCCGGCTCGGGATGCTGGCCTCCGCCGTGGGCTCCGTCGTCGGCTGCGTCTTCTTGATGGTGTCCATGGTGATGGTCGTGCAGATCCGGCTCGGCACGCTGGGGTGCACCAGCAACCGTGCCGCTGCCAAGGCCGCCGCGGGGCTGGTCGGGCTCGTCTCCACCGCCCTCGCCCTCTACATCGGCACCGTCTTCTACACTTTCACTCACTGACCCCATGAATCTTGTTTCTTCACACTAGAATTCAGGTTCCACGGATCTTGCTTGCCAGTTGCCACTGTCTAGCTTTATTGTTTTTAGCTTTCAGGCAAGTGCTGAGATGTTTTAGCATCTAGTATTTCTGATGTTTATGAAGAATGTATTGTTGCATCGGCGTGCTATTTAGAGCTTGATCAGAACACAGGAATTCACGATGATGACAAATAGTTTTAGATGATGATCTCCCCATTGCTTCCTGAACCCTGTCCATGCCAGTCTCCAAAACGGTCCATGTGTTGTTGCTCCAAGACCTGACCTCTTGTTGCTCCACCCAACCTTTTGTCACCATGTCATGTTTGGAGATGCAGCAGCTTGCCAAGTGCCCGAGAGCATCCCTCAAAGGTATTTAGGTGCGCCAGACATTTAACAGGCTCTCCAAAAGCCT contains:
- the LOC124667789 gene encoding uncharacterized protein LOC124667789, translating into MDESDEHSNGNGGGQQHGYEWKLPAALSAKTTSVHVTALDGVVNVNSLFTVAVFVGLSLATPGELRSLAGDPSCDAGPEVARSLLVLEVVAFSSFLFSSLVAQGLKVALNLINSKDPQATHAHIDARLVRLGMLASAVGSVVGCVFLMVSMVMVVQIRLGTLGCTSNRAAAKAAAGLVGLVSTALALYIGTVFYTFTH